One Halolamina litorea genomic window carries:
- a CDS encoding coenzyme F420-0:L-glutamate ligase — protein MELFAVPDLPEIREGDDLAAMIDDRVDLRPDDVVCVASTVVSKAEGRTADLADFPAGPRAKELARNLEEISGEEKDPRFAQAVLENSTDVVMDAPFILTEAPFGHVSVNAGIDRSNVPDHDLLLLPERPSESAERIHENLDASPPVLVTDTSGRSFRHGQRAVTLGWAGMPASRDWRGETDRDGHELQVTVQSVVDELAGAANLVSGEGDGGTPVIVVRDWEFGDHGGSDNLFRDLRGDFVRQALREWEYEG, from the coding sequence ATGGAACTGTTCGCCGTCCCGGACTTACCGGAGATCCGCGAGGGTGACGACCTCGCGGCGATGATCGACGACCGCGTCGACCTCCGGCCCGACGACGTGGTCTGTGTCGCCTCCACGGTCGTCTCGAAGGCCGAAGGCCGGACTGCCGACCTCGCGGACTTCCCCGCTGGCCCCCGAGCGAAGGAACTGGCCCGCAACCTCGAGGAGATCTCCGGCGAGGAGAAGGACCCCCGCTTCGCCCAGGCCGTGCTGGAGAACAGCACCGACGTGGTGATGGACGCCCCCTTCATCCTCACCGAGGCGCCCTTCGGCCACGTCAGCGTCAACGCGGGGATCGATCGCTCGAACGTCCCGGACCACGACCTGCTGCTCCTCCCCGAACGGCCGAGTGAGTCGGCCGAGCGCATCCACGAGAACCTCGACGCGTCGCCGCCGGTGCTAGTGACCGACACCTCCGGGCGCTCGTTCCGGCACGGCCAGCGCGCGGTCACGCTCGGCTGGGCGGGAATGCCCGCCTCGCGGGACTGGCGCGGCGAGACCGACCGCGACGGCCACGAGCTGCAGGTGACCGTCCAGAGCGTCGTCGACGAACTCGCGGGCGCCGCGAACCTCGTCTCCGGCGAGGGCGACGGCGGCACCCCCGTGATCGTCGTGCGGGACTGGGAGTTCGGCGACCACGGCGGTAGCGACAACCTCTTCCGGGACCTGCGCGGGGATTTCGTCCGGCAGGCGCTCCGGGAGTGGGAGTACGAGGGCTGA